Genomic window (Akkermansiaceae bacterium):
CATTACCGATGAGAAGCTCCTCCATCTCATCGAGGAAAGGACCGTATTCGTCGACCAGGACACGGACTTTTTCAACCCATCCTGCGGGAAGGTCGTTACGGCACCCCCCGAAACGCATGAAGTTCGACATCATCCGGGCACCGGTCAGATCCTCAAAGAGGTCGAGGATTTTCTCCCGCTCACGGAAGGCATACATCAGGGCCGATCCCCAGGCACCCATATCACCGAGGAAAAAACCGGCAAAGGCGGTGTGGTTGATCAGTCGGGTCAGCTCGGAGGTGATGATTCGGATGTATTCGGCACGTTCGGGCACTTCCACACCCGCAAGCTTTTCAACCGCTGTCGCATAGGCGAGATTGTTGGTGAGTGGGCAAATGTAATCAAGCCGGTCTGTGTAGGGCATCGAGCCGAGGTAGGGCATGCTCTCGGCAATCTTCTCGTGGTTGCGGTGCAGGTAGCCAAAGACGGGCTTGAGATGCACGACGGTCTCACCATCGAGCTCGACATTCATGCGAAACACACCGTGGGTAGACGGGTGCTGTGGTCCCAGTGATACACGCAGCAACTGGTCGTCATCAGACCCCGCTTCCAGGGTAGGATTGGAAAGTGTGTTGGATGTATCCAGGCTCATGATGCAGGGTAGTGACGTTTGGCTTTCTCCAACACGGCATTGTGCGGAGTGGGTTCGTATTCGTAGTCGTCCGGCTCGACATAATCCTTGCGCATCGGATGATCCTCGAACTCGTCCCACATCAGGATGCGGCGCAAGTCGGGGTGCCCGGTAAAGGTAACACCAAAGAGATCGTAGATCTCACGCTCCTGAAACTCGGCACTACGGAAAACGGATACCACCGAGGCAAGCTTCGCGTTTTCGACCCGGTCCCGGGTCCGGGCACGGAGCACAAGCGGGCCGGTTTGGTGACGGGTCGAATACAGGTGATAGAGAACCTCGAGAAAACCATCCTTTGGTGCGGCATCCTCATTTTCTTCTTCACCGGCAGCCTCAGCAAGAGCCACCTTGTCCGCCAAGGAGGCATCCGGCCAGTCGATACCCGTCACATTGGACAGGAAGTCAAAGGCGAGGTCATCGGTGTCGCGTAAAAACCGGCAGACAGCACACAAGCTGTCGGATTCCACCAGGATGGAATCCTGCCCGGAGGCACCCGGGTTTTTACGGAATGCAACGGCCGCACCGGGAAGAGCTTCACGGAGTCGGTTACAAATGGCTTCAGCATCCAGACTCATTGACCCTCTCCTCCCTTCTCGACCGTTGGTGGTGACCACACATCGGGGTTGCATTTTGGTTCAAGATCATGGGCACCATACTCGGGAACCGGAAGTTCGGCGTAGCCTTTGGGGTCGGCATGACGGGCGCGGTCCTTACCGAGCAGTTTTTCCTTTTTGATAATGTCCTGCAAGGTCATCAGTCCTTCTAACAACGCCTCCGGGCGCGGTGGACATCCGGGGATGAAGACGTCCACGGGAATATAGCGGTCGATCCCCTTAAGCACATTGTATCCTTCCTTGAAGGGGCCGCCGGAAATGGCGCAGGCACCCATGGCGATGACATACTTCGGCTCGGCCATCTGGTTATAGAGCCGGACAACCTGCGGCGCCATTTTCTTGGTCACCGTGCCGGCAATCAGCATCAGATCCGCCTGCCGGGGGGATGGCCGGAACACCTCCGCTCCAAAACGCGCCATATCATATTTCGCCATGGTGGCGGAAATCATCTCAATAGCGCAGCAGGCCAAGCCAAACTGCAGCGGCCAAAGAGAACTCGACCGCCCCCAGTTGATCAGCTGTTCAAAGGAAGTGACGTGCACCCCTTGTGACTTGAGCTCTTCGGCTAAATTCTCATCATTCTCCATAGATCGTAAATTTCTTCAGTTGATCGGATTGACCAGCCCCGCGCCAGTTCAGCATCCCCTTGCTCCACGCCCATAATAAACCCTCCGCCAAAAGCAGGAGGAACACCATCGCCACCAGGAACGAACCGACGGACAGCTTGAGAAACGCCACCGCAAACGGCAGCAGGAATACCGTCTCGACATCAAAGAGCAAAAACAGCAGGCCAAAGAGATAATACTGCGAATGGAAGCGCGTTTGGCGTTCCGATAGCGGGTTTACCCCGCACTCATACAATGAGTTTTTTTCCTTACCCCTCTTGATCGGAGTGAAGAAATTCATCCATACCCGAGCTAAAACCAGAGCCCCGATGGGAACGGCCAGGGCAACGCCGAAGAAAACAAGGACAGGAAGATAGGGGTGATTCATATAACTGAGGATCGGATATTCGGGCTATGCTTGACTTCTGTCGTGGATCTTATGAATTTCCTTGGAAATCACTATCTATGGAATGCATTCTCGGGGCGTGGTCGGTCAAGGAGTTTCTCCGGATTTGTTTGCGCGGATTGCTCGCAAGTTGACACTTAAAAACATCAATCATTCCTCCAGGTCGACTACTTGTCACAATACGACCGTTTAATGGCAATAATCGCATAGTGATGTCTTATAGTGGCTGACCTCTCACTACCTGACTATGTTGTCGGCGCATGAAGGCTGGTTCTCAAATCACTGCCGGGGGCGATCCGCCATGACAACTTCAAATCCTTCGTATCAACTGGATTTTGAGTTTGACATCCCTGCGGCGGACAGGCGATTATTCACTCTGGTATGGCGCACGATAGTTACCTATCCAATCGCCTACCTCAACCTGAAATCATCCTATCCCCCCGGCAGCAGTCCTGGACTGACCGCCGGACAAACAAACATAAACAACAACTGAACAACAAAGCAGCCAACCAAAATGAAAATGAAAACAACCCTGATGCTCACTTTCGCAGCATCTGCCATGACAGCGTCCGCCACACTCCTCGCCGTCGATGACTTCTCAAGCCTTGACGGCTCGGGCGGCACCGGTTTCGCAGGAACCTGGTCGGCGGGCACCTACGCTAACACCACTCCCTTCAGTGATGCCGTCAGCCCCGAGTATATGATCGGCGCCTATTCCACCCGCAGTCTGACCACTCCGCTCCTGGCCACCACCACGGCAGAGGTCTGGGTGGCCGGCTATATCCGCCCCCAGTCCAATGCCGGCTGGCAGTTCGGCTTTGAAGTCGGCCAGGACATGGGTCTCGGCACCGCCGCCGGTGCCCAGATCGGGCGCTTGACAGGTAACGGCCAGTACGGCGGTGCCCGCACCAACGCCGAGGACATCACCCGCATCTCGGACACCTTCGTCGACGGCCAGGCCACGCTGCTGCTGGTCCGCCTCTACAAGGCTAACCCAGGTGATACGGAATACAACCGCGCCGACTTCTTTGCTGACCTGAACGGCACCGACGGACGGGCCAACAACCTGGTGACCATCACCACTGGCAAGGACCTGAGTAACCGCTCCACCGCGAGTGTTTCCGAGATCAGGCTGCTGGTCGACGGTAACACCACCGACTTCGACTATATCGCGGTCGGCACCGATCAGGCGAGTGTCCTGATTGTTCCCGAGCCGTCATCCGCAGCCCTGCTCGGCCTCGGCGGACTCGCCCTGATCCTCCGTCGGCGCAAGTAATGCCCGCTGCCGGGTCCAGCCCATTACCAGAACCCCTCCGCCAGGCCGGAGGGGTCAGAATGTCGATAAACCCCGTCAATTCGGCGGGGTTTATACGTTCATACTAGACTTGGCTCATCATCATGCGTTCTCACCGGCTTGTCGTGGCATAACCTAACACGTCACCTTCAGGACAAAGCCAGCAGTCGTAATACCCGTCGTATACGAACTGCGCTTTCCTCACCATGCCCTTCTGTCCCCCCGGCCTGGTGTAGGAAGAGACAGCCGAGGAAGAGCATTTTGAAAAAGACCACCGGGTCGATCGATGGCCGTCCGTTGTCCATGCAATAAAACCTCTCGACTTTTTCGTAGCTGAAACTGAAGTCGATCTGCTGCTCAATCTTTCGGAGAAGATGATCTTAGGACACCGGAGCGTCGATGCTGACAAGCTCCATCTCACCCCGAATTTCCAAGTTCTTACTGAGCATGAACCAATATACCAAAAACCCCCACCTTGCGGCGTGGACTTTATCCAGCTCCGATTGGTGGCACGAGCAGGACTGACATTCCACTCGTCGGGGCATCGTGGTCGGCGTTGTTCGCGCGATTGAAGGTGTCGACGTAAAGGTCGTAGGGGAGTGTTGATGGGTTGAATTGAGCTGGCAGAGGGAGGATGAGCCGGTATTTGAGTGACCTTGAAACCACGCATCAAACAACTTTTTTTACCATTGCCACCCACCCCATTTCCCTATTCATTCCCAGCGCCCCCCATCCATTGTTCATTCTGAAATCCTTCATCTATTCATTCCCATGATTCCCAACGTCCTTGCCGAACGCTACGCCTCCCCTGCCATCACTGAAATCTGGTCCGCCGAAGGCCGCATCGTGCTCGAGCGTGAGTTCTGGATCGCGGTGATGAAGGCCCAGAAAGAACTCGGGCTGGATATCCCGCAAGAGGCCATTGAGTCATATGAATCGGTCAAGGACCAGGTTAACCTCCGGTCGATCATGGACCGTGAGCGCATCACGCGCCACGATGTCAAAGCCCGCATCGAGGAGTTCTGCGACCTGGCGGGCCACCAGCACATCCACAAGGGCATGACCTCGCGCGACCTCACGGAAAACGTCGAGCAGCTCCAGGTTTACCGTTCACTGCTGGTCATTCGGGATAAAACCATCGCGACCCTCGCGCAGATGAAGGCGCGCTCAGTCCAGTGGCGCGATCTCGTCATCACCGCCCGCACCCATAACGTGGCGGCCCAGCCTACTACCTTTGGAAAGCGGATCGCGATGAACGGCGAGGAGCTGCTCGGGGCTCTTGGTATGCTCAACCACCTGATCGACAGCTACCCGGTCCGTGGGCTCAAGGGGGCTGTCGGCACCCAGATGGACCAGCTTTCATTGTTTGACGGCGATGCCGGAAAAGCAGCTCGGCTTGAGCAAAAGGTGTGTAGCCACCTCGGCATCCCCGAGGTATTTACCAACGTCGGCCAGGTTTATCCCCGCTCGCTCGATATGCGCACGGTTTCCATTCTGGCTGACATCGCCTCCGGGCCGTCCTCGCTTTGCCGCACACTCCGGCTGATGGCGGGGCACGAGACCGCCAGCGAGGGATTCGCCAAGGGCCAGACTGGCTCGAGTGCCATGCCCCATAAAATGAACTCCCGCTCGTGCGAGCGCGTCAATGGTTTCCATGTGATCCTCAAGGGGCATGTCACCATGGCGGGCGGACTTGCGGGCGACCAGTGGAACGAGGGTGATGTTTCCTGCTCTGTGGTACGCCGACTGATGCTCCCTGATGCTTTTTACGCCCTAGACGGGCTTTTCGAGACCTTCCTCACCGTACTGGGACAGATGGACGCCTACCCCGCCGTGATTGCAGCGGAAAACGAGCACTACCTCCCTTTCCTAATGACCACCACCATTATGATGGAAGCGGTCAAGGCCGGTGTCGGACGCGAGGCCGCCCATGCGGCGATCAAGGAACATGCCGTCGCCACGGTCAACGACCTCCGCGCTGGACTGATCCGGTCAAACAACCTCCTGGAACGCCTTGCCGGCGACGACCGTATCCCCCTCACGCAGGAACAGCTCAGTGTTTTGGTCGCGGCGGGAGGCGAAAATGCCGGGTCCGCCCAGAGCCAGGTCGATTTCTTTGCCAACGAGGTTGGAAAGCTGGAGAAAAAATTCCCGGATGCCGCCAATTATCAGCCAGGATCGATCCTCTAAGCGTCTACCTCCAACTTTTCAACCACCCTAACCCCTTCTTGCTGTATGGGTTATGCCGTCCTATTAGGGGATGCAAATTTTTTCACATTTTTTTTGAACGTTTTCTGAACACAGGGGTCTATGGGTAATGAGAACGGCGTGCAAGTCGCGTAGTTCTTATTCATGTAAGGGTGAATTGCAGATGTCAGCTTTGATTTCGTTATCAGCGTGTTGAAGTTGTAATCTCGGAAAAGCCGTGGGAAGGGGTCCCCCCCAACCTGCGGCTTTTTTTGTACGTTTTTTATCGGCGGAAGTTACTGCCGGGCTTCCGATTGAGTTTTCTGCATAAGTTGGAAAATCCTCATTGTGTTCTGCGTATCAGCCCATAGTCTCGGAAAATCATTGTCCAACCTACCATGAACCACAGAAACCTTACCACCATCGCCCTTGTCTCCCTCAGCCTGGCCTCCCTCAGTGGGGGCGTTCACGCGCAGGACGCCGCCGCTCCAGCCCATCCCTCCTCCCCCCCGGCCGCCGAAACCCAGGAACAAAAAGAACAGGCTAAACTAGCTGCCGAAAACGCGTTGTATGCCGAGAAGGTAAAAAAGGATCTCGCCGAACTCCGCACCCGGGTGGCCCGGTTAAAACTGGAAAAAGAAGCACTCGCCGAGGAGCTGGCACTGGCCGAACTCAGGCGCAGCCAGGCGAGCCAGGAGGCGGATGTCAAATTTGCCGCAGAGCTCAAGGAAATGACGCGTGCCGCCGAACTGGCTAAGGTCAAAGCGCTTCAAGTCGCCAGCGAGCTGAAAATCAAGCAAGCCGAGTGGTCGGCAAAGTCGGCCGAGCTCGAAGCCCAGATCACGACACTTGAAACCCAGCAGAAACGTGACGCTTACGCCAATGCCAAGCCGGTCTACTTGGAGAACCCGCTCAAGGATGACGGCACACTCGTTATTTCCGACCGCCGGATCAGCCTGAACGGGCCCGTCACCATGACCACGGCCGACCACGTCACCACCCGCATCAACTACTATAACAACAAGGACTCCAAACAACCGATTTTCCTCGTGATCGACGCCTCGCCGGGCGGCTCTGTCATGGCTGGTTACCGGATCCTGAAAGCGATGGAAGGAAGCACATGCCCGGTGTACGTCGTCGTCAAATCCTTTGCCGCCTCAATGGCCGCCACCATCTGCACATTGGCTGAGAAATCCTTTGCCTACCCCAATGCGGTCATCCTCCACCACCAGATCAGCTCGACCATTGCATTCGCCAACATGAACCTGACCGAGCAAAAGGAGTTTTACCAAGAGTCACAGAAATGGTGGCAACGACTCGCCACCCCGATCGCCCGGAAAATGGGTATCACAACCGAGGAAATGATCAAAAGAATGTATGCGCGGAGTTCCTCCGGGGATTGGACGGAATTCGGCACCGAGGCTCAGAAGCTCAAGTGGGTCGACCACATCGTCGAGCGCATCCATGAGACCTCCTTACTGAAAAACCCGGATGCCGCGGCACCAGCTGTCGCAAAAGCCTACCACGGGCTCAAGGAAACAGTGGATGAAAAAGGCCACCCCTGCATGTATCTCCCGCGCCTAACCCCCAAGGACTGTTACTTCCTCTACAACAAGGACGGATACTATCGCCTCAAATAACCCCCCAACCAACCGATGATCATGAACCGCAGAAACTTCACCAAACTTGCCGTGGCAGGCGCACTGGGCAGCGTGTCCGGCGTCGCTACCGCGGCTGAAGAAAAACCACCGGCATTCAAAGCCCGCTTCGGCCCTACCTTCAACCAGCTCCCGACCGCGCCCAAAGGCTACCTTGACCAGCTGAAGTTCGCCCACGACCTTGGCTTCCGTGGTTGGGAGGACAACTGGTTGACCCGCCGCGACCGGAAGCTTTGGCCGCAGATTGCTGAATTCTGTAGAGACCATGATATTTCCCTCGGCATCTCAGTGATCAGTACCGGCCATGGTGTGGACTTTTCCAACCCAAGTGAAGGCGACCTCGCCAAGCTCAAGGCCGACATGGCAAAAGGCATCACTCTGGCCAAGGCAACCGGCCAGACATGCATGACCTTCATCCCCGGTGGCCGCAATGACATGCCGCGCGACGAGCAGATTGTCAAATCGGTCGATACCATGAACCGGCTCTGTGATCTCATCGAGGACAGCGGCATCATCCTTGTGCTGGAGCCGGTGTCCCACCCCATGGCCAAAAAAGAACCCCTGATCCGGGCGTTTGCCGATGGCCATCTACTGTGCAAAACCGTGAACCGGAAATCCTGCAAGCTGTTAGCCGATTTTTACCATGAGGGCCAGATCGGCAATGGCGACAAACTGATTGAAAACGCAGAAGCCGTCTGGGATCAGGTAGGCTACATCCAATACGGCGACAGCCCTGGCAGAAAAGAGCCAGGCACCGGCAAGCTCGACCTGGGCGCCGTAACCAAGTGGCTTCGCCAAAAAAATTACACCGGTGTCATCGGCTTGGAACACGGCGTCAAAGGCAAGGGCAAGGCCGGTCTGGATGCATTTATTGCCGCCTACCGGAAAATTGATGCTTAACCGCCCCATCAAACCCCCATGTCACGCACACTCAACATCCTAACAGCAACCGCATTGTTGATGGGTTCCCCATGCCTAACTGCCGAACCAGAACCCGTCAAAACAATTCCCCTCGGCTCCCAGGCACCGGATTTCTCCCTGCCTGGAGTCGATGGAAAAACCTACACCCTCAAGGATTTCTCTAAGTCCAGGGTGCTGGTTGTCGTTTTCACCTGCAACCACTGCCCGGATGCCCGGGCGGCACGGGGCAAGGTGATTGCACTTCATGCCGACTATAAAGACAAGGGCGTTGCGGTTGTCGCGATTTCTGGAAACGACGACAAAGCGCTCCGACTTGATGAGATCGGTTACTCCGTTTATGGCGATTCGTTAGAGGATATGAAAAACGTCGCCAGGGAGGAAAAATACACCTTCCCCTACCTCTACGATGGCAGCACCCAAAAAGCGACCAAGGCTTACGGAGCGGTGGCAACACCCCATGTCTTTGTTTTCGATGCAGATCGGAAGCTTCGCTACACCGGAAGAATCGATGACGCTCGCAGAAACAGGAAAGATATGGGCAAACAATACGTCCGTGTTGCGATCAACACCATCCTTGCGGGCGAGGAAATCGAAACGCCAACCACACGCCCCTTCGGTTGCTCCACCAAGTGGGCGTGGAAACGCGACAGTGTCGCCGAGGACAACGCCAAATGGAAAGCCCTCCCCGTTACCCTTGCGGACCTTGATACCGGGTCCGCCAGGACGCTCGCAGCCAACAAGTCAGGCAAACTCCGTCTGATCAATTTCTGGTCGACGACTTGCGGCCCCTGCGTGGCCGAATTCCCGGATCTTGTTGACACCTACCGTCGCTTCCAAAACCGACCCGTAGAGCTTGTCACCATCAGCACCGATCCCGTCAAGTCGCGTGACGAGGTGAAGACTTTCCTCACCGACCGCGAGGTGGCGCTTTCCCCCCGCACCGCCGGCTCCGTCAAAAAAGAGAAGCGCCCGTCCAACAACTACCTCTACACGGGAACCAATCTCGACCACCTGGCAGAAGCCATTGACCCGAAGTGGAATGGCGCCCTCCCCCACTCCGTCCTGGTCGCACCGGGAGGGAAAATCATCTGGCGTCATACGGGCCGCATCCATGCTGTCGAACTACGCCGCGCCATCGTCACCTACCTCGATCAAAACCATGGTGAGTAACCGGCCTGTTTTTCTACCGTCTGATGAACCGCAACCTAACATCCACTTTCCGACTCAGGGCGCGGGGTGCTGACGAAAAACTCTTCCTCCAGCGACTCGTCCGTGTCGCCACCCACGAGATCGGGCACACTCTCGGTCTTGGGCACTGCCCGGATGACCAATGTAATATGGTGGATGCCAGGGGATCGATCCTGTCCGTCGACCAGGGTTCCGGAAAACTTTGCAAGACCTGTCAAAAGCGTATGCAGCAGTAGTTGACTCAGCAGCCGTTGGGCAACCAAC
Coding sequences:
- a CDS encoding adenylosuccinate lyase, whose product is MIPNVLAERYASPAITEIWSAEGRIVLEREFWIAVMKAQKELGLDIPQEAIESYESVKDQVNLRSIMDRERITRHDVKARIEEFCDLAGHQHIHKGMTSRDLTENVEQLQVYRSLLVIRDKTIATLAQMKARSVQWRDLVITARTHNVAAQPTTFGKRIAMNGEELLGALGMLNHLIDSYPVRGLKGAVGTQMDQLSLFDGDAGKAARLEQKVCSHLGIPEVFTNVGQVYPRSLDMRTVSILADIASGPSSLCRTLRLMAGHETASEGFAKGQTGSSAMPHKMNSRSCERVNGFHVILKGHVTMAGGLAGDQWNEGDVSCSVVRRLMLPDAFYALDGLFETFLTVLGQMDAYPAVIAAENEHYLPFLMTTTIMMEAVKAGVGREAAHAAIKEHAVATVNDLRAGLIRSNNLLERLAGDDRIPLTQEQLSVLVAAGGENAGSAQSQVDFFANEVGKLEKKFPDAANYQPGSIL
- a CDS encoding PEP-CTERM sorting domain-containing protein (PEP-CTERM proteins occur, often in large numbers, in the proteomes of bacteria that also encode an exosortase, a predicted intramembrane cysteine proteinase. The presence of a PEP-CTERM domain at a protein's C-terminus predicts cleavage within the sorting domain, followed by covalent anchoring to some some component of the (usually Gram-negative) cell surface. Many PEP-CTERM proteins exhibit an unusual sequence composition that includes large numbers of potential glycosylation sites. Expression of one such protein has been shown restore the ability of a bacterium to form floc, a type of biofilm.), translated to MKMKTTLMLTFAASAMTASATLLAVDDFSSLDGSGGTGFAGTWSAGTYANTTPFSDAVSPEYMIGAYSTRSLTTPLLATTTAEVWVAGYIRPQSNAGWQFGFEVGQDMGLGTAAGAQIGRLTGNGQYGGARTNAEDITRISDTFVDGQATLLLVRLYKANPGDTEYNRADFFADLNGTDGRANNLVTITTGKDLSNRSTASVSEIRLLVDGNTTDFDYIAVGTDQASVLIVPEPSSAALLGLGGLALILRRRK
- the ndhC gene encoding NADH-quinone oxidoreductase subunit A, with protein sequence MNHPYLPVLVFFGVALAVPIGALVLARVWMNFFTPIKRGKEKNSLYECGVNPLSERQTRFHSQYYLFGLLFLLFDVETVFLLPFAVAFLKLSVGSFLVAMVFLLLLAEGLLWAWSKGMLNWRGAGQSDQLKKFTIYGE
- a CDS encoding NADH-quinone oxidoreductase subunit C; protein product: MDAEAICNRLREALPGAAVAFRKNPGASGQDSILVESDSLCAVCRFLRDTDDLAFDFLSNVTGIDWPDASLADKVALAEAAGEEENEDAAPKDGFLEVLYHLYSTRHQTGPLVLRARTRDRVENAKLASVVSVFRSAEFQEREIYDLFGVTFTGHPDLRRILMWDEFEDHPMRKDYVEPDDYEYEPTPHNAVLEKAKRHYPAS
- a CDS encoding matrixin family metalloprotease, which encodes MNRNLTSTFRLRARGADEKLFLQRLVRVATHEIGHTLGLGHCPDDQCNMVDARGSILSVDQGSGKLCKTCQKRMQQ
- a CDS encoding NADH-quinone oxidoreductase subunit D, which translates into the protein MSLDTSNTLSNPTLEAGSDDDQLLRVSLGPQHPSTHGVFRMNVELDGETVVHLKPVFGYLHRNHEKIAESMPYLGSMPYTDRLDYICPLTNNLAYATAVEKLAGVEVPERAEYIRIITSELTRLINHTAFAGFFLGDMGAWGSALMYAFREREKILDLFEDLTGARMMSNFMRFGGCRNDLPAGWVEKVRVLVDEYGPFLDEMEELLIGNEILLSRTQNIGALPKDVMINGGITGPMLRASGVPYDVRKVDSYGIYDRFDFKVPYGEKGDCYDRMMIRFLEMRESIKILQQALDQLPEGDFINPKAKLRNFKAPVGEAYSRIEGPKGELGFYLTSDGGTDPYRYRVRPPSFINLTLLEDMCVGLDLADVVVILGSVDIVLGEVDR
- a CDS encoding TIM barrel protein, with translation MNRRNFTKLAVAGALGSVSGVATAAEEKPPAFKARFGPTFNQLPTAPKGYLDQLKFAHDLGFRGWEDNWLTRRDRKLWPQIAEFCRDHDISLGISVISTGHGVDFSNPSEGDLAKLKADMAKGITLAKATGQTCMTFIPGGRNDMPRDEQIVKSVDTMNRLCDLIEDSGIILVLEPVSHPMAKKEPLIRAFADGHLLCKTVNRKSCKLLADFYHEGQIGNGDKLIENAEAVWDQVGYIQYGDSPGRKEPGTGKLDLGAVTKWLRQKNYTGVIGLEHGVKGKGKAGLDAFIAAYRKIDA
- a CDS encoding redoxin domain-containing protein is translated as MSRTLNILTATALLMGSPCLTAEPEPVKTIPLGSQAPDFSLPGVDGKTYTLKDFSKSRVLVVVFTCNHCPDARAARGKVIALHADYKDKGVAVVAISGNDDKALRLDEIGYSVYGDSLEDMKNVAREEKYTFPYLYDGSTQKATKAYGAVATPHVFVFDADRKLRYTGRIDDARRNRKDMGKQYVRVAINTILAGEEIETPTTRPFGCSTKWAWKRDSVAEDNAKWKALPVTLADLDTGSARTLAANKSGKLRLINFWSTTCGPCVAEFPDLVDTYRRFQNRPVELVTISTDPVKSRDEVKTFLTDREVALSPRTAGSVKKEKRPSNNYLYTGTNLDHLAEAIDPKWNGALPHSVLVAPGGKIIWRHTGRIHAVELRRAIVTYLDQNHGE
- a CDS encoding NADH-quinone oxidoreductase subunit B; the protein is MENDENLAEELKSQGVHVTSFEQLINWGRSSSLWPLQFGLACCAIEMISATMAKYDMARFGAEVFRPSPRQADLMLIAGTVTKKMAPQVVRLYNQMAEPKYVIAMGACAISGGPFKEGYNVLKGIDRYIPVDVFIPGCPPRPEALLEGLMTLQDIIKKEKLLGKDRARHADPKGYAELPVPEYGAHDLEPKCNPDVWSPPTVEKGGEGQ
- a CDS encoding ATP-dependent Clp protease proteolytic subunit, with the protein product MNHRNLTTIALVSLSLASLSGGVHAQDAAAPAHPSSPPAAETQEQKEQAKLAAENALYAEKVKKDLAELRTRVARLKLEKEALAEELALAELRRSQASQEADVKFAAELKEMTRAAELAKVKALQVASELKIKQAEWSAKSAELEAQITTLETQQKRDAYANAKPVYLENPLKDDGTLVISDRRISLNGPVTMTTADHVTTRINYYNNKDSKQPIFLVIDASPGGSVMAGYRILKAMEGSTCPVYVVVKSFAASMAATICTLAEKSFAYPNAVILHHQISSTIAFANMNLTEQKEFYQESQKWWQRLATPIARKMGITTEEMIKRMYARSSSGDWTEFGTEAQKLKWVDHIVERIHETSLLKNPDAAAPAVAKAYHGLKETVDEKGHPCMYLPRLTPKDCYFLYNKDGYYRLK